In one window of Tellurirhabdus rosea DNA:
- a CDS encoding ABC transporter permease, which translates to MKTILLIIRREYLVRVRKRSFVVMTILGPLLIFAFYALIGYMNMRSIEQKTIQVVDESGLFKGKLKDTESLKYTYPTITFAQAKAGFPKSGANVLAYIPKDIIEQPRTLQLFAEKGVSLEIKSTIERAIEREIENIKLTEAGITRKILEDAKVNIDSETISLSEEGEKESSAGAAAVIGGITAFIIYLSIFIYGTQVMRGIMEEKSNRIVEVIISSVKPFQLMMGKIIGVGLVGLTQFLLWILLTIGLTSIGGSILSSKLSAKERQSAMVQQSKALGADQQALQAGATASADNPVSQVLKAVKTLNIPLIIGCFLFYFLGGYLLYSALFGALGAAVDNDTEVQQFMLPITLPVVFAIAISSFVIRDPDGSLAFWASMVPLTSPIIMLIRIPMGVPAWELILSMVLLVLGFLGTTWLAARIYRVGILMYGKKVTYRELSKWLFYKA; encoded by the coding sequence ATGAAAACAATCTTACTGATTATCCGGCGGGAGTATCTGGTCCGGGTCCGGAAACGGTCCTTCGTGGTCATGACCATTCTCGGACCCCTGCTTATTTTTGCCTTCTACGCGCTGATCGGCTACATGAATATGCGGTCAATCGAGCAGAAAACGATTCAGGTCGTCGACGAAAGCGGCCTCTTCAAGGGAAAACTGAAAGATACCGAATCGCTCAAGTACACCTACCCGACGATCACCTTTGCCCAGGCGAAGGCCGGTTTCCCCAAAAGCGGGGCCAACGTCCTGGCGTACATTCCGAAGGACATCATCGAGCAGCCACGGACGCTGCAGCTGTTTGCGGAGAAGGGCGTCAGCCTGGAAATCAAGTCGACCATCGAGCGGGCCATCGAGCGGGAAATTGAGAACATTAAGCTCACCGAAGCCGGCATCACCCGCAAGATTCTGGAAGACGCCAAGGTGAACATCGATTCGGAGACCATCAGCCTGAGCGAAGAGGGCGAAAAAGAAAGCAGTGCCGGAGCGGCGGCCGTCATCGGCGGGATTACCGCCTTCATTATCTACCTGTCGATTTTCATCTACGGCACCCAGGTGATGCGCGGCATCATGGAAGAAAAGAGCAACCGGATCGTGGAGGTCATCATCTCCTCGGTGAAGCCTTTTCAGCTGATGATGGGGAAAATCATCGGCGTGGGACTGGTCGGGCTGACGCAGTTTTTACTCTGGATTTTGCTCACCATCGGTCTGACGTCGATCGGCGGTTCGATTCTGAGTTCCAAGCTGAGCGCCAAAGAGCGCCAGTCTGCCATGGTCCAGCAGAGCAAAGCGCTGGGCGCCGACCAGCAGGCTCTACAGGCCGGAGCCACCGCGTCGGCCGACAATCCGGTTTCTCAGGTCCTGAAAGCCGTCAAGACCCTGAACATTCCGCTGATTATCGGCTGTTTTCTGTTTTATTTTCTGGGGGGCTACCTCCTCTACAGCGCGCTGTTCGGAGCCCTTGGGGCCGCGGTAGACAACGACACGGAGGTGCAGCAGTTTATGCTGCCCATTACGCTCCCGGTGGTCTTTGCCATCGCCATCTCCAGCTTTGTCATCCGCGACCCCGACGGTTCGCTGGCTTTCTGGGCTTCTATGGTGCCGCTGACCTCCCCGATTATCATGCTCATCCGGATTCCGATGGGTGTACCGGCCTGGGAGCTGATTCTGTCGATGGTGCTGCTGGTGCTGGGCTTCCTGGGAACCACCTGGCTGGCCGCCCGGATCTACCGCGTCGGCATCCTGATGTACGGCAAGAAAGTAACCTACCGCGAGCTGTCGAAGTGGTTGTTTTATAAGGCTTAA
- a CDS encoding ABC transporter ATP-binding protein, whose amino-acid sequence MNILETHDIVKQYAQHRALDGVSINIPRGSIFGLLGPNGAGKTSLIRIINQITGPDQGHVMFDGKPLNSDHISRIGYLPEERGLYKKMKVGEQLLYLAQLKGLSEKQAMEKLKIWFQKFDIKTWWEKNVEDLSKGMQQKIQFVATVMHEPDLIILDEPFSGFDPINANLIKDEILELREKGSTIIFSTHRMESVEELCDNIALINRSHKVLDGPKKQIKEQYKTHTYRVEYQGSLDGLNPAFEVLSNTPLEDGFTASDIRIPPDAAVNDLVRALIDRAPVRFFGENIPSMNEIFIKAVGEIPA is encoded by the coding sequence ATGAACATTCTGGAAACTCACGACATCGTCAAACAGTACGCCCAGCACCGGGCTCTTGACGGCGTCAGCATCAACATTCCCCGCGGCAGTATTTTCGGGCTGCTTGGCCCCAACGGAGCGGGAAAAACCTCGCTGATCCGCATCATCAACCAGATCACGGGCCCCGATCAGGGACACGTTATGTTTGACGGAAAGCCGCTCAATTCCGACCACATCAGCCGCATCGGCTACCTGCCCGAAGAACGGGGGCTGTACAAAAAGATGAAAGTCGGCGAACAGCTGCTCTACCTGGCCCAGCTAAAAGGCCTTTCCGAAAAGCAGGCGATGGAAAAACTGAAGATCTGGTTTCAGAAGTTCGACATCAAAACCTGGTGGGAAAAGAACGTCGAAGACCTCTCGAAAGGGATGCAGCAGAAAATTCAGTTTGTGGCCACGGTCATGCACGAGCCGGACCTGATTATTCTGGATGAGCCTTTTTCCGGTTTCGACCCGATCAATGCCAACCTGATCAAAGACGAGATTCTGGAACTTCGCGAAAAAGGCAGCACCATCATCTTCTCCACGCACCGGATGGAGTCCGTCGAGGAGCTGTGCGACAACATTGCGCTCATCAACCGCTCGCATAAAGTGCTCGACGGGCCCAAAAAGCAGATCAAGGAACAGTACAAAACGCACACCTACCGCGTCGAATACCAGGGCTCGCTGGACGGCCTCAACCCGGCGTTTGAGGTCCTGAGCAACACCCCGCTGGAAGACGGCTTTACGGCCTCCGACATCCGGATTCCGCCCGATGCCGCCGTGAACGACCTCGTCCGGGCCCTCATTGACCGGGCACCGGTGCGCTTCTTCGGCGAGAACATCCCGAGCATGAACGAAATCTTCATCAAGGCAGTAGGCGAAATTCCCGCCTGA
- a CDS encoding dicarboxylate/amino acid:cation symporter, whose product MKLNITTKIVIGFGLGVLIGQILHSTVDADTATDVGNKFQLISKVFLKLIKMIVGPLVFSTLVVGIAKLGDFKAVGRIGIKTLAYFYFATILSLLVGLVVVNLTRPGEIQSWPRPAAGTSVGIEGKKLNGIEEFILHIFPDSAFRALAENEILQIVVFALFFGIALGAIGEKGKSLLKALDALSEVVFKMVGYVMQLAPFAVFGAMTAVVAAKGLGILISYAYLLLCFFGGLLFFIFVILAGICAFMRIPFFKLMNQMKESLLLSFSTASSEASLPQQIKALEAFGVPPRIIGFVLPLGYSFNLDGSMMYMTFATGFLAQAYGVPLSVNQQIIMLLTLMVTSKGIAGVPRASLVVIAGTMAMFDLPTEGLALILGIDPFLDMGRSATSVAGNAVATCVISKWEGEKNQPIPMEMES is encoded by the coding sequence ATGAAACTTAACATCACCACTAAAATTGTCATCGGCTTTGGGCTCGGTGTCCTAATCGGTCAGATTCTGCACAGCACGGTCGATGCTGACACCGCTACGGACGTTGGCAACAAATTCCAGCTGATCAGCAAAGTCTTTCTCAAACTTATCAAAATGATCGTCGGTCCGCTGGTGTTTTCGACGCTGGTGGTCGGCATCGCCAAACTGGGTGATTTTAAGGCCGTTGGACGGATTGGCATCAAAACGCTGGCTTATTTTTACTTCGCCACCATCCTGTCGCTGCTCGTAGGTCTGGTAGTGGTCAACCTCACCCGTCCCGGCGAAATCCAGAGCTGGCCCCGTCCGGCCGCCGGAACCAGCGTCGGAATCGAAGGCAAAAAGCTCAACGGCATTGAAGAATTTATTCTGCATATCTTCCCGGACAGTGCTTTCCGGGCGCTGGCGGAAAATGAAATCCTGCAAATCGTCGTCTTTGCGCTGTTTTTCGGCATCGCCCTCGGTGCCATCGGCGAAAAAGGCAAATCCCTGCTGAAGGCCCTCGACGCGCTCAGCGAGGTGGTTTTCAAAATGGTGGGCTACGTCATGCAACTGGCTCCGTTTGCCGTATTTGGGGCCATGACAGCCGTGGTGGCGGCCAAAGGCCTGGGCATTCTGATTTCGTACGCCTACCTCCTGCTCTGCTTCTTCGGCGGACTGCTGTTCTTTATTTTCGTCATTCTGGCGGGCATCTGCGCCTTCATGCGGATTCCGTTCTTTAAGCTGATGAACCAGATGAAGGAGTCGCTGCTGCTGTCGTTCAGCACGGCCAGTTCAGAAGCGTCCCTGCCGCAGCAGATCAAGGCGCTGGAAGCTTTCGGCGTGCCGCCGCGCATCATCGGGTTTGTGCTGCCGCTCGGCTATTCCTTCAACCTCGACGGGTCGATGATGTACATGACCTTCGCGACGGGCTTTCTGGCGCAGGCGTACGGCGTCCCGCTGAGCGTCAACCAGCAGATTATCATGCTTCTGACGCTGATGGTCACGTCCAAGGGCATCGCAGGAGTCCCCCGCGCCTCGCTGGTGGTCATTGCCGGTACGATGGCCATGTTTGATCTGCCGACCGAAGGACTGGCCCTGATTCTGGGCATCGACCCGTTCCTGGACATGGGCCGTTCGGCCACCAGCGTGGCGGGCAATGCGGTAGCGACCTGCGTTATTTCCAAATGGGAAGGCGAGAAAAACCAGCCTATTCCGATGGAGATGGAGTCTTAA
- a CDS encoding endonuclease/exonuclease/phosphatase family protein, protein MKKRLLPIWGGLIGLFAGLHPVQAQVPLPSGATPYSQAFNTLPASGTLAFAQNSTLPGWYAERSGTGATLTANNGSSNAGGLYSYGTDGNPDRALGSLGSGNAAAGNFTFGLRLRNESSQPVTSLTIRYTGEQWRNSAAAAQTVTFSYRISATALTTTEPGGGEVPSGFTAVPDLNFTSPVTGGTAGALDGNAAANRQEKTFTLTGISIPVNGEILLRWYDPDHTGSDHGLAIDEVSVTGPGTTNGQASVSVNANFNTFTTSAGTPSAPQSYTLTGRNITATDNLVVTATNGFEVDFGNGFKTEETVPGSRFVGNASIVGSVRLNRSTVGAVTGILRHQVGSNIQSFSVLGNVTAGSGTGFATIADARSRPDNTPLSALPGGRIAGRVTASNQFGTTAFIQDATGGIAIFSATFAGGVQIGDSVQVTGGTITSFNQLKQVGGTVTFTNIGPVGAPVPKVVPVNQLANYEGQLVTVSDARIRPLTTVASPTPRFVFTPDANFGLSDATGSAQVRIVRTTNLPGYQNPGSTIPLTGIVGRFRTDIQVQPRFVADVSGTTRYEIPEGNLNRSQTLDVAAWNIEWLGNTGNGPTNENQQFANAIQVINSLQSDVVVLEEISSPDAINRLVAGLPGYQGNCSPFVSNNPGHEIPPNPATPTTVPGDAQRVCILYKSDVLTLVAQRPLLERAQPLPGYPADPSNFWASGRYPYLWTFTTTANGQTVRLNVVGVHAKANTDQPDSYNRRRYDARVLYDSLNAQFPNELLLVAGDFNDDIDLTVATDPGITSTESTYKPFVDDPARYTFVTRPLSDNGFRTFLTSDNVIDHILVSNKLAPAFLPESVGVGTPFTFIPDYGNTTSDHLPVVARFNLTQVATGSQPLALLLPTYDCTTGRLEVRTQGGNGQPIEYRIAGLRHWSTDAVFAVPTWQRENTTFTIQARQWDGAAYREVQIQFGASCQPVTVPPGGNQPLSLLSPAFSCGTGELRLQPSGGNGQPIEYRIAGLRDWSTSPVFTVPTWQRSGVTFTVEARQTGGGAATQTFSTTCTAGARLDAETAASEFSVSVLSNPFSDVLRLQVAGPAGRPLSLELVDVYGRTVTQHPMKTTGQQQVVTLKAEWAGPGLYLLRARSDEKVKLIRVLKQ, encoded by the coding sequence ATGAAAAAACGGCTACTTCCCATCTGGGGCGGTTTGATTGGGCTTTTCGCAGGCCTGCATCCGGTTCAGGCACAGGTTCCGCTGCCTTCCGGGGCCACCCCCTACAGTCAGGCTTTCAACACGCTGCCCGCCAGCGGCACGCTCGCTTTTGCCCAGAACAGCACCCTGCCGGGCTGGTATGCCGAGCGGAGCGGCACCGGCGCCACCCTGACCGCCAACAACGGCTCCTCGAACGCCGGTGGACTCTACAGCTACGGCACCGACGGGAACCCTGACCGGGCCCTCGGCAGCCTGGGGTCTGGCAACGCGGCGGCGGGTAACTTCACGTTCGGATTACGCCTCCGCAACGAAAGCAGCCAGCCCGTTACGTCGCTGACCATCCGCTACACCGGCGAACAGTGGCGCAACAGCGCCGCCGCGGCCCAGACCGTGACGTTCTCCTACCGGATTTCGGCGACCGCTCTGACCACTACCGAACCCGGCGGCGGCGAGGTGCCTTCCGGCTTTACGGCCGTTCCCGACCTCAACTTTACCAGCCCCGTTACCGGCGGCACCGCCGGGGCGCTGGACGGCAATGCGGCCGCCAACCGCCAGGAAAAAACCTTCACCCTGACGGGCATCTCCATTCCGGTCAACGGAGAAATTCTGCTCCGCTGGTACGACCCCGACCATACCGGCTCGGACCACGGGCTGGCCATCGACGAAGTGTCCGTGACGGGACCGGGGACCACCAACGGACAGGCCAGCGTGTCGGTCAATGCCAACTTCAACACCTTTACGACCAGCGCCGGAACGCCCTCCGCTCCGCAAAGCTACACGCTGACCGGCCGGAATATCACCGCCACCGATAATCTGGTCGTGACCGCCACCAACGGGTTTGAAGTGGACTTCGGCAATGGCTTCAAAACGGAGGAGACCGTGCCGGGCAGCCGGTTCGTGGGCAATGCCAGTATCGTGGGCAGTGTGCGGCTGAACCGCTCTACGGTTGGCGCGGTGACCGGGATACTCCGGCATCAGGTGGGCAGCAACATTCAGAGCTTTTCGGTCCTGGGCAACGTGACGGCCGGCTCCGGAACCGGGTTTGCCACCATCGCCGACGCCCGTTCGCGGCCCGACAACACGCCGCTTTCGGCACTGCCCGGCGGTCGCATCGCGGGTCGGGTGACGGCCAGCAACCAGTTTGGCACCACCGCCTTCATTCAGGATGCTACGGGCGGAATCGCCATTTTCTCGGCCACGTTTGCCGGGGGCGTTCAGATCGGCGACTCCGTGCAGGTGACGGGCGGGACCATCACCTCGTTCAACCAGTTGAAACAGGTCGGCGGGACCGTCACGTTTACGAACATCGGCCCGGTCGGAGCTCCGGTCCCGAAAGTCGTTCCGGTGAATCAGCTGGCCAATTACGAAGGGCAGCTGGTGACCGTTTCCGACGCCCGCATTCGCCCCCTGACCACGGTAGCCTCGCCGACGCCGCGGTTTGTCTTTACGCCGGATGCCAATTTCGGCCTTTCGGATGCCACCGGGTCGGCCCAGGTCCGGATTGTCCGGACGACCAACCTGCCGGGCTACCAGAACCCCGGTTCGACCATTCCGCTGACCGGCATCGTAGGCCGTTTCCGGACGGATATTCAGGTGCAGCCGCGCTTTGTGGCGGATGTCAGCGGAACGACGCGCTACGAAATTCCGGAAGGAAACCTCAACCGCAGTCAGACACTCGACGTAGCGGCCTGGAACATCGAATGGCTCGGCAATACCGGCAACGGCCCGACGAACGAAAACCAGCAGTTTGCCAACGCCATTCAGGTAATTAACAGCCTGCAGTCGGATGTGGTCGTGCTGGAAGAAATCTCGTCGCCCGACGCCATCAACCGGCTGGTCGCGGGGCTGCCGGGCTATCAGGGCAACTGTTCGCCTTTTGTCTCCAATAACCCCGGTCACGAAATTCCGCCCAATCCCGCCACGCCAACCACGGTGCCCGGCGACGCCCAGCGGGTTTGTATCCTGTATAAGTCCGATGTGCTGACGCTGGTCGCGCAGCGGCCCCTGCTGGAGCGGGCCCAGCCGCTGCCGGGCTATCCGGCCGACCCGTCCAACTTCTGGGCTTCGGGCCGTTATCCGTACCTGTGGACGTTTACGACGACGGCAAACGGGCAGACGGTGCGGCTTAACGTGGTCGGTGTTCATGCCAAAGCCAATACCGACCAGCCCGACAGCTACAACCGCCGCCGCTACGACGCCCGGGTGCTGTACGACTCGCTGAACGCCCAGTTTCCGAACGAACTGCTGCTGGTGGCCGGCGATTTCAACGATGATATCGACCTGACCGTGGCGACCGACCCCGGCATCACGTCCACAGAATCGACCTACAAGCCATTTGTGGACGATCCGGCGCGCTACACCTTCGTCACCCGACCGCTGAGCGACAACGGCTTCCGGACGTTCCTGACCAGTGACAACGTCATTGACCACATTCTGGTGTCCAACAAACTGGCTCCGGCTTTCCTTCCTGAATCGGTAGGGGTGGGAACACCGTTTACGTTTATTCCGGATTACGGCAACACGACCTCCGACCACCTTCCGGTGGTGGCGCGCTTCAACCTTACGCAGGTGGCAACCGGCTCGCAGCCTCTGGCCCTGCTGCTGCCGACCTACGACTGCACGACCGGTCGGCTGGAAGTCCGTACGCAGGGTGGCAACGGCCAGCCGATTGAATACCGGATTGCCGGACTGCGTCACTGGTCAACGGACGCGGTGTTCGCGGTGCCGACCTGGCAGCGGGAGAACACGACATTCACCATTCAGGCGCGGCAGTGGGACGGGGCGGCTTACCGGGAAGTACAAATCCAGTTTGGCGCCAGTTGCCAGCCGGTCACGGTGCCGCCCGGCGGAAACCAGCCGTTGTCGCTGCTGAGTCCGGCGTTTAGCTGCGGCACGGGCGAACTGCGGCTGCAACCTTCCGGCGGCAACGGCCAGCCGATCGAATACCGCATCGCGGGGCTGCGCGACTGGTCAACCAGTCCGGTGTTTACGGTGCCGACCTGGCAGCGCAGCGGGGTGACCTTCACCGTTGAGGCCCGGCAAACGGGCGGCGGGGCGGCCACGCAGACCTTCAGCACGACCTGTACGGCCGGAGCGCGCCTCGATGCCGAAACGGCCGCTTCTGAATTCTCGGTTTCGGTGCTGAGCAACCCCTTCTCGGACGTGCTTCGCCTTCAGGTGGCGGGTCCCGCCGGGCGGCCGCTTTCGCTGGAGCTGGTAGACGTGTATGGACGAACGGTAACCCAGCATCCGATGAAAACGACGGGCCAGCAGCAGGTCGTTACCCTCAAAGCCGAATGGGCCGGACCGGGGCTGTACCTGCTGCGGGCGCGCTCGGATGAAAAGGTAAAATTAATCCGTGTGCTGAAGCAGTAA
- a CDS encoding SRPBCC family protein, with the protein MRLTLRTPVRQPLAQVWAGFDETLFNQLSPPFPPVKALRFDGCQKGDVVHLRLNFLLFGQDWISLITDQQETADEIFFIDEGTKLPFFLSSWRHKHRLIRQGNQTLIADEITYRTPGGLLTDLLFYPLLWAQFAYRKPIYKRSFAQKN; encoded by the coding sequence ATGCGCCTCACCCTCCGTACGCCCGTCCGCCAGCCGCTCGCCCAGGTTTGGGCGGGATTTGACGAGACGTTATTCAACCAGCTCAGTCCGCCCTTCCCGCCCGTAAAGGCCCTCCGCTTCGACGGGTGCCAGAAAGGCGATGTGGTGCATCTCCGCCTCAATTTTCTGCTTTTTGGCCAGGACTGGATCAGTCTCATTACCGACCAGCAGGAAACGGCCGACGAGATTTTCTTCATCGACGAAGGCACCAAACTGCCTTTCTTTCTCTCTTCCTGGCGGCACAAACACCGGCTCATCCGGCAGGGGAATCAGACCCTGATCGCCGACGAAATCACCTACCGCACGCCCGGCGGCCTGCTGACTGACCTCCTGTTCTATCCCCTGCTCTGGGCACAATTCGCTTACCGGAAGCCGATCTACAAGCGTAGTTTCGCTCAAAAAAATTAG
- a CDS encoding glycine--tRNA ligase: MEETTKPTPATTSPAASLQDIISHAKEYGFVFPSSEIYDGLQAVYDYGQNGVELKNNLKTLWWKAMTQLHDNVVGIDASIFMHPLTWKASGHVDSFNDPMIDNKDSKKRYRADQLLEGKAEGYEKAGDEARGQALRNELGRLQGADDMEGLRQLIIDEGIVCPISGTANWTEVRQFNLMFSTQVGSVAEDASLIYLRPETAQGIFVNFLNVQKTGRMKIPFGIAQIGKAFRNEIVARQFTFRMREFEQMEMQYFVRPGTEMEWYEKWRDTRLAFHKALGLPAAKLKFHIHEKLAHYANAAVDIEYEFPFGFREMEGIHSRTDFDLKSHQELSRKKMQYFDNDIDAATGKPYGNYIPYVVETSVGADRLFLATFCNAFTKETVGEGENQKERTYLKLHPALAPVKAAVFPLVRKDGLPEKAEQIVKALRSEFRVIYEERDAIGKRYTRQDLIGTPFCIAVDYQTLEDDTVTIRYRDTTEQQRVSISELKQKIGYEVSMERILEQL; encoded by the coding sequence ATGGAAGAAACGACGAAACCAACGCCGGCTACAACCTCCCCGGCGGCTTCTCTTCAAGATATCATTTCCCACGCCAAAGAATATGGCTTCGTATTCCCGTCCTCGGAAATCTACGACGGTTTGCAGGCAGTTTACGATTACGGCCAGAACGGCGTTGAGCTGAAAAACAACCTCAAAACGCTGTGGTGGAAGGCCATGACGCAGCTCCACGACAACGTGGTGGGCATCGACGCGTCCATCTTCATGCACCCGCTCACCTGGAAAGCGTCGGGTCACGTCGATTCGTTCAACGATCCGATGATTGACAATAAGGACTCGAAAAAGCGCTACCGCGCCGACCAGCTGCTCGAAGGCAAAGCCGAAGGGTACGAAAAAGCCGGTGACGAGGCACGGGGCCAGGCTCTCCGCAACGAACTCGGCCGCCTGCAGGGCGCCGATGATATGGAAGGACTGCGCCAGCTGATCATCGACGAAGGCATCGTCTGCCCCATTTCCGGCACCGCCAACTGGACCGAAGTGCGGCAGTTCAACCTCATGTTCTCGACGCAGGTGGGTTCGGTGGCCGAAGACGCCAGCCTGATCTACCTCCGTCCGGAAACCGCCCAGGGCATTTTCGTCAACTTCCTGAACGTGCAGAAAACGGGCCGCATGAAGATTCCCTTCGGCATCGCCCAGATCGGAAAGGCGTTCCGGAACGAAATCGTGGCCCGGCAGTTTACCTTCCGGATGCGCGAATTTGAGCAGATGGAAATGCAGTATTTCGTCCGCCCCGGCACCGAAATGGAGTGGTACGAGAAGTGGCGCGACACCCGGCTTGCCTTCCACAAGGCGTTGGGCCTGCCCGCCGCAAAGCTGAAATTCCACATCCACGAAAAGCTGGCCCACTACGCCAACGCCGCCGTGGACATTGAATACGAATTCCCCTTTGGCTTCCGCGAAATGGAAGGCATTCACTCCCGGACCGATTTTGACCTGAAAAGCCACCAGGAACTGTCGCGGAAGAAAATGCAGTATTTCGACAACGACATCGACGCGGCTACCGGCAAACCCTACGGCAACTACATTCCGTACGTGGTCGAAACGTCCGTGGGGGCCGACCGGCTGTTCCTGGCGACCTTCTGCAACGCCTTTACGAAAGAAACCGTGGGCGAAGGCGAGAACCAGAAAGAGCGGACCTACCTGAAGCTGCACCCGGCCCTGGCCCCCGTCAAGGCGGCGGTGTTCCCGCTGGTGCGGAAAGACGGCCTGCCCGAGAAAGCCGAACAGATCGTCAAGGCGCTGCGGTCGGAGTTCCGCGTCATCTACGAAGAGCGCGACGCCATCGGCAAACGCTACACCCGCCAGGACCTCATCGGCACGCCGTTCTGCATCGCCGTCGACTACCAGACACTGGAAGACGACACGGTGACCATCCGCTACCGCGACACCACCGAACAGCAGCGCGTTTCCATTTCGGAACTGAAGCAAAAGATCGGCTACGAAGTTTCGATGGAGCGGATTCTGGAGCAACTCTAA
- a CDS encoding helix-hairpin-helix domain-containing protein, giving the protein MRTRFLAIVRDYFGFSHKEARGFLALLILLMVILLAPWLYRWLMPQAPPDTSAAEQRRLDSLLAVMVQPAAPGPGSRTYPPGAEESGAESARPAVRFAFNPNTVSVADWQRLGLPRWLAERIERYRQKGGRFRKKEDLLRIYNFPLDLYAELEPYVRLEPTSPPVSGGGQERTVNGSEKPVFQAAHFERPARSALQPFDINTADTTQLVRLRGIGSRLAARIVKFRDALGGFVSTDQYNEIFGLDSLAREELHRYAQIQTPARKIRINTASAEDLDRHPFLSRRQAEIIIRYREQHGAFRSAEDLKAIRILDEKTRERMGGYLSFE; this is encoded by the coding sequence ATGCGCACCCGTTTCCTTGCGATTGTCCGTGATTACTTCGGTTTTTCCCACAAAGAAGCCCGCGGCTTCCTGGCCCTGCTGATTCTTCTGATGGTCATTCTGCTCGCTCCCTGGCTGTACCGTTGGCTGATGCCGCAGGCTCCGCCCGACACCTCTGCCGCCGAACAGCGTCGGCTGGACAGCCTGCTGGCGGTCATGGTCCAACCGGCGGCGCCGGGGCCCGGAAGCCGGACCTACCCGCCCGGAGCCGAAGAGTCGGGCGCGGAGTCGGCGCGCCCAGCCGTGCGTTTTGCGTTCAATCCGAACACCGTTTCCGTGGCCGACTGGCAGCGGCTGGGCCTGCCCCGCTGGCTGGCCGAGCGCATCGAACGCTACCGCCAGAAAGGGGGACGGTTCCGGAAAAAAGAAGATCTGCTGCGGATTTATAACTTCCCGCTGGACCTGTACGCCGAACTGGAGCCGTATGTCCGGCTGGAACCGACAAGCCCGCCGGTCTCCGGCGGCGGTCAGGAAAGGACGGTGAACGGGTCGGAGAAGCCCGTTTTTCAGGCGGCCCATTTTGAGCGTCCGGCCCGCTCGGCCTTACAGCCGTTCGACATCAACACCGCCGATACGACGCAGCTCGTCCGGCTCCGCGGCATCGGCTCCCGACTGGCCGCCCGGATCGTAAAGTTCCGCGACGCGCTCGGTGGATTCGTCTCCACGGACCAGTACAACGAGATTTTCGGCCTCGACTCGCTGGCCCGGGAGGAACTGCACCGTTACGCCCAGATCCAGACGCCCGCCCGCAAAATCCGCATCAACACCGCTTCCGCCGAGGACCTGGACCGCCACCCGTTTCTGTCCCGCCGTCAGGCCGAAATTATCATTCGGTACCGCGAGCAGCACGGCGCCTTCCGCTCCGCCGAAGACCTGAAAGCCATCCGCATTCTGGACGAGAAGACGAGGGAGCGGATGGGAGGGTATCTGAGTTTTGAATGA
- a CDS encoding four helix bundle protein, which produces MKKSFVDDLQLRTKNFAIRSIRLFQALPRTIEAGIVGRQYLRAATSMAANHRAMSRARSKAEYFAKLSIVVEEIDEALFWLELMVETEIMPQKRLAPLLREATELLSMFASTRKSLKNRHAS; this is translated from the coding sequence ATGAAAAAAAGCTTTGTGGATGATTTGCAGTTGCGAACGAAAAACTTTGCAATTCGTAGCATCAGGCTATTTCAGGCGTTGCCCAGAACTATTGAGGCAGGCATTGTTGGCAGACAATATTTGCGGGCGGCGACTTCCATGGCGGCGAATCATCGTGCGATGAGCCGGGCAAGAAGTAAAGCCGAATACTTTGCTAAACTGTCGATTGTTGTTGAGGAAATAGACGAGGCATTATTCTGGCTCGAACTGATGGTCGAAACCGAAATAATGCCTCAGAAACGATTGGCGCCGCTCCTCAGGGAAGCAACGGAATTGTTATCTATGTTTGCCTCAACCCGCAAATCACTCAAAAATCGCCATGCGAGTTGA